A window of Diospyros lotus cultivar Yz01 chromosome 14, ASM1463336v1, whole genome shotgun sequence contains these coding sequences:
- the LOC127789809 gene encoding uncharacterized protein LOC127789809 isoform X2 encodes MRLVGLKTGEMAEEGRFSTIIANTDMVSLRGSRSRRNESERQAKSASAIEGRDEEDSYGSKATMLGRELIQKQRLQLIQLVQLLKQIETQVNSSHSDILQALTDHRISIHKFFQKAMASVVCIHQAGQNNDTDVTLKLLRATFEHVDVALGSVEGGIEDLMQELAKEMCSPMVEYVRGLKAEMTTGTCLHLLSVVEEMGRELRDGKLELEQAQRNMRAAEERNIETLSNLKKSEDSIRKMKEYLQFSEAKKGSNEFFVPHKFIGTEEDQSKDEKLLWELLKKKRTYRTPESPLGLQGLLHRRLNKNPRERTTRVSGRPNTRSYLSGLTPQSPYLDSHRLLGSSASPETWQVQSGKCITP; translated from the exons ATGAGGCTTGTCGGTTTGAAGACCGGTGAAATGGCCGAAGAGGGAAGATTCAGCACCATTATCGCGAACACGGATATGGTTTCTCTA CGAGGAAGCCGGAGCAGGAGAAATGAATCGGAAAGGCAGGCGAAATCAGCCTCTGCTATTGAAGGAAGAGATGAG GAAGACAGTTATGGTTCTAAGGCAACCATGTTAGGCAGAGAACTCATACAGAAGCAAAGACTGCAGCTGATACAACTGGTTCAGCTTCTTAAACAAATTGAAACTCAAGTCAATTCTAGCCATAGTGACATCCTTCAGGCTCTGACTGACCATAGGATTTCCATCCACAAGTTCTTTCAGAAAGCCATGGCATCTGTGGTTTGTATTCACCAGGCAGGTCAAAATAATGACACTGATGTTACACTAAAGCTCCTTCGAGCTACGTTTGAACATGTAGATGTGGCCCTTGGATCAGTAGAGGGAGGTATAGAAGATCTGATGCAAGAACTAGCTAAAGAAATGTGTTCTCCAATGGTGGAGTATGTGAGGGGCCTTAAGGCTGAAATGACTACTGGGACATGCCTACACTTATTGTCTGTGGTGGAAGAGATGGgaagagaattgagagatgGAAAACTAGAATTGGAGCAAGCGCAAAGGAACATGAGAGCAGCTGAGGAGAGGAATATTGAGACTTTGAGCAATCTGAAGAAGTCAGAAGATAGTATAAGGAAGATGAAGGAGTATCTTCAATTCTCAGAAGCCAAAAAAGGGTCCAATGAGTTTTTTGTGCCACACAAG TTTATAGGTACGGAGGAAGATCAATCTAAAGATGAGAAGCTGCTGTGGGAACtactgaaaaagaaaaggacatATAGAACACCAGAGAGTCCACTTGGACTACAAGGGCTTCTACACAGGAGACTGAATAAAAATCCCAGGGAGAGGACAACCCGGGTCAGTGGCCGGCCCAACACAAGGAGCTACTTGTCAGGGCTAACTCCACAAAGCCCATACTTGGATTCTCATCGACTGTTGGGCTCATCAGCTTCACCAGAAACTTGGCAGGTCCAGTCCGGCAAGTGTATCACTCCTTGA
- the LOC127789809 gene encoding uncharacterized protein LOC127789809 isoform X1 yields the protein MVNHLKYRKSPPPSTAVLCRKVSRIVSRHQQMKLAFGRLKSQIRSGLLEAEEVFASLAIPLMRLVGLKTGEMAEEGRFSTIIANTDMVSLRGSRSRRNESERQAKSASAIEGRDEEDSYGSKATMLGRELIQKQRLQLIQLVQLLKQIETQVNSSHSDILQALTDHRISIHKFFQKAMASVVCIHQAGQNNDTDVTLKLLRATFEHVDVALGSVEGGIEDLMQELAKEMCSPMVEYVRGLKAEMTTGTCLHLLSVVEEMGRELRDGKLELEQAQRNMRAAEERNIETLSNLKKSEDSIRKMKEYLQFSEAKKGSNEFFVPHKFIGTEEDQSKDEKLLWELLKKKRTYRTPESPLGLQGLLHRRLNKNPRERTTRVSGRPNTRSYLSGLTPQSPYLDSHRLLGSSASPETWQVQSGKCITP from the exons ATGGTAAATCACCTCAAGTATAGGAAATCCCCACCACCGTCAACGGCGGTGCTTTGCCGCAAAGTCTCACGAATCGTCTCCCGCCACCAGCAGATGAAACTCGCATTCGGCCGCCTCAAATCTCAGATCCGAAGTGGATTATTAGAA GCCGAAGAGGTATTCGCGTCGCTCGCGATTCCATTGATGAGGCTTGTCGGTTTGAAGACCGGTGAAATGGCCGAAGAGGGAAGATTCAGCACCATTATCGCGAACACGGATATGGTTTCTCTA CGAGGAAGCCGGAGCAGGAGAAATGAATCGGAAAGGCAGGCGAAATCAGCCTCTGCTATTGAAGGAAGAGATGAG GAAGACAGTTATGGTTCTAAGGCAACCATGTTAGGCAGAGAACTCATACAGAAGCAAAGACTGCAGCTGATACAACTGGTTCAGCTTCTTAAACAAATTGAAACTCAAGTCAATTCTAGCCATAGTGACATCCTTCAGGCTCTGACTGACCATAGGATTTCCATCCACAAGTTCTTTCAGAAAGCCATGGCATCTGTGGTTTGTATTCACCAGGCAGGTCAAAATAATGACACTGATGTTACACTAAAGCTCCTTCGAGCTACGTTTGAACATGTAGATGTGGCCCTTGGATCAGTAGAGGGAGGTATAGAAGATCTGATGCAAGAACTAGCTAAAGAAATGTGTTCTCCAATGGTGGAGTATGTGAGGGGCCTTAAGGCTGAAATGACTACTGGGACATGCCTACACTTATTGTCTGTGGTGGAAGAGATGGgaagagaattgagagatgGAAAACTAGAATTGGAGCAAGCGCAAAGGAACATGAGAGCAGCTGAGGAGAGGAATATTGAGACTTTGAGCAATCTGAAGAAGTCAGAAGATAGTATAAGGAAGATGAAGGAGTATCTTCAATTCTCAGAAGCCAAAAAAGGGTCCAATGAGTTTTTTGTGCCACACAAG TTTATAGGTACGGAGGAAGATCAATCTAAAGATGAGAAGCTGCTGTGGGAACtactgaaaaagaaaaggacatATAGAACACCAGAGAGTCCACTTGGACTACAAGGGCTTCTACACAGGAGACTGAATAAAAATCCCAGGGAGAGGACAACCCGGGTCAGTGGCCGGCCCAACACAAGGAGCTACTTGTCAGGGCTAACTCCACAAAGCCCATACTTGGATTCTCATCGACTGTTGGGCTCATCAGCTTCACCAGAAACTTGGCAGGTCCAGTCCGGCAAGTGTATCACTCCTTGA